In one Magallana gigas chromosome 7, xbMagGiga1.1, whole genome shotgun sequence genomic region, the following are encoded:
- the LOC105342753 gene encoding phospholipid phosphatase 3, with protein MTRGAEDGNPCREENRGRNLFIQIFVDFILLLAVGVPVIVSYNGGIPPFRRGFFCDDNSIKYPYVEDTISDAVLMGVGFTMAFILVIFVEVPRYMSSKLPMAKSRELVICVKSCCVSLLGFAITMGFVQSLKYSVGALRPHFLDVCKPDFSAFNCSQGYISQYTCTETKFSDSILRRSRTSFPSGHAAFSMYIAVYLSLFFEVRCAFWFSRSLKPLMQACLFLFSVLVSVTRVQDHKHHPHDVIAGSILGIIVGLFVFKTLGEKAARSREINLFVPFLRKQDTDSEPRTPTPLLQHDRTSFLRLSSQKNECNGNYSFNKSSSSPSLTNEIICRDGLPV; from the exons atgacGAGAGGAGCAGAAGACGGCAATCCCTGCAGAGAGGAAAATAGGGGACGAAATCtgttcattcaaatttttgtggattttattttactattagcag TGGGAGTCCCTGTAATTGTTTCATACAATGGAGGAATTCCACCTTTCCGGCGCGGTTTTTTCTGTGACGACAACTCCATTAAATACCCGTATGTTGAGGACACAATTTCCGACGCAGTGCTCATGGGTGTCGGGTTCACGATGGCGTTTATTTTG gTGATCTTTGTTGAGGTTCCCAGGTACATGTCCTCCAAACTACCGATGGCGAAGTCCCGGGAACTTGTCATTTGTGTCAAGTCCTGCTGTGTCTCCCTGCTTGGGTTTGCAATCACTATGGGATTTGTCCAGTCTCTGAAATACTCGGTGGGAGCACTTCGTCCACATTTCTTAGATGTCTGCAAGCCGGACTTTTCGGCATTTAATTGTAGTCAAGG gtATATATCTCAATATACGTGTACCGAAACCAAATTCAGCGATTCCATTTTGAGACGAAGTAGGACGTCATTTCCGTCGGGGCACGCAGCATTCTCGATGTATATAGCCGTGTATTTGTCA CTTTTCTTTGAGGTACGATGTGCGTTCTGGTTTTCGCGCTCCCTAAAGCCTCTCATGCAAGCTTGCCTGTTCTTGTTCTCCGTCCTTGTCTCTGTGACCAGAGTCCAGGATCATAAACACCATCCTCATGACGTCATAGCAGGATCGATCCTAGGAATCATAGTAGGACTTTTTGTG TTCAAAACCCTTGGAGAAAAGGCAGCAAGGTCACGTGAGATCAATTTGTTTGTGCCGTTTCTAAGGAAACAGGATACAGATTCTGAACCACGGACGCCGACCCCTTTATTGCAACATGACCGAACTTCGTTCCTCCGACTATCAAGTcaaaaaaatgaatgcaatgGCAACTACAGTTTCAACAAATCTTCGTCAAGTCCATCACTGACCAATGAAATTATTTGTCGAGATGGACTTCCGGTTTGA